From the Lathyrus oleraceus cultivar Zhongwan6 chromosome 4, CAAS_Psat_ZW6_1.0, whole genome shotgun sequence genome, one window contains:
- the LOC127137726 gene encoding uncharacterized protein LOC127137726: MEEKWIKHYCNHHKILLVGEGDFSFALSLANAFGSASNIVATSLDSKGSLIIKYSRASTILEELEKFGCYIVHEVDACSFHKHPMLQNKIFDRILYNFPHAGFDLAENNLNQIRLHQEVVRGFLKCAKKMLTKDGEVHITHKNTYPFCKWGIIKLAEKTDLVFVEKIPFKISDYPGYVNKRGSGENCDGTFLVGNSSTFKFSKPKYVKPLSLGLPVLLEDLESRHLKNYSNKIMWAYQNQKSNRIESKKEGRWMKHYSSCHKILLVGEGDFSFALCLARAFCNASNLVATSLDSKVSVMRNSYTASMNMLSLENFGCTILHEVDAHSMYQHPSLLHKLFDRIVFNFPNAAEFDFPEYKPYKIWHHQKLVLGFLQSARKMLSCDGEVHVTLKSTYPFNKWGVVNLAEKAGLVLIEKVPFKMRDYPGYANKRGSGPNWNENLDVGRCSTFKFSKARDVEFFVGLSDVSVEPNSVQLKDASDSEFKLWSKDQNVQDFTSTSSIQLNSAKKSNLISMCTIL; this comes from the exons ATGGAAGAAAAATGGATAAAGCACTATTGTAACCACCATAAGATACTACTTGTGGGAGAAGGAGACTTTTCTTTTGCACTATCTCTGGCAAATGCATTTGGTTCTGCTTCTAACATTGTAGCAACTTCTCTTGATTCTAAAG GATCGTTAATAATAAAATATTCAAGAGCTTCAACAATTTTGGAAGAATTAGAGAAATTTGGGTGTTACATTGTACATGAAGTGGATGCTTGTAGCTTCCATAAGCACCCAATGTTGCAAAATAAAATTTTCGATCGTATACTTTATAATTTCCCTCATGCTGGATTTGATTTGGCGGAGAATAATTTGAACCAAATCAG GCTTCATCAAGAAGTGGTGCGTGGATTTTTGAAATGTGCAAAGAAGATGCTAACTAAGGATGGTGAAGTTCACATTACACACAAGAATACCTATCCATTTTGTAAATGGGGAATAATTAAATTAGCAGAGAAAACTGATTTGGTCTTTGTTGAAAAAATTCCATTTAAAATAAGCGATTATCCAGGTTATGTAAACAAGAGAGGATCAGGAGAAAACTGTGATGGAACTTTTCTTGTAGGTAATTCAAGCAccttcaaattttcaaaaccaaaaTATGTAAAACCACTCTCTTTAGGGCTTCCTGTTTTGTTAGAAGATTTGGAGTCAAGACACTTGAAAAATTACTCCAATAAAATCATGTGGGCATATCAAAATCAAAAGAGTAATAGAATTGAATCAAAAAAGGAAGGAAGATGGATGAAACATTATAGTAGCTGCCATAAGATATTGCTGGTTGGAGAAGGAGATTTCTCTTTTGCACTTTGTTTGGCTAGGGCATtttgcaatgcttccaacttgGTTGCAACTTCCCTTGATTCTAAAG tgtCAGTGATGAGGAACTCCTACACAGCTTCAATGAATATGCTAAGTCTAGAGAATTTTGGTTGCACAATTTTGCATGAAGTGGATGCTCATAGCATGTACCAACACCCATCGTTGCTTCACAAATTATTCGATCGAATAGTCTTTAATTTTCCTAATGCTGCAGAGTTTGATTTTCCAGAATATAAACCCTACAAAATTTG GCATCATCAAAAGTTGGTGTTGGGCTTTCTACAAAGTGCAAGGAAAATGCTAAGTTGTGATGGTGAAGTTCATGTGACATTAAAGAGTACTTACCCTTTTAATAAATGGGGAGTAGTGAATTTGGCAGAGAAAGCTGGTTTGGTGTTGATTGAAAAGGTTCCATTCAAAATGCGAGATTATCCAGGTTATGCTAATAAAAGAGGATCTGGACCTAATTGGAATGAAAATTTGGATGTTGGTCGTTGTAGTACCTTCAAATTCTCAAAAGCAAGAGATGTGGAATTTTTTGTAGGGCTTTCTGATGTATCTGTGGAACCAAACTCAGTTCAGTTAAAAGATGCAAGTGATTCTGAATTCAAGTTATGGAGTAAAGATCAAAATGTTCAAGATTTTACTTCGACAAGTTCGATTCAACTGAATTCTGCAAAAAAATCAAATTTGATATCAATGTGTACAATTTTATGA
- the LOC127137727 gene encoding organic cation/carnitine transporter 3-like has translation MEISVQINVTDSHSNADKQNKPVLSWDEIIEKSLSNFGWMDFLQAILVAISMFFDAQQSFISIYTDNYPKWHCTNTTTNSTCSSSSDICKLPRSSWSWDTHPSNTIISQWNLECASTFLTGLPQSSFFVGSLLGSSILAALADSSLGRKNMLIVSCLSMSITSMLIILSTNVWIYSAMKFLIGFWRSSIGTCALVLLTEKVNVEWRFRAGIVEYFMFTIGYMSLPGFAYINRNSSWKSLYRWSSIPGIIYSIIAYFFVTESPRWLVMQGNEKEISKMLKMVSSQETADGNNNNNCNLASSFPKPPIKEKVSIFQLYSSIGELFHKRWALKRMISVMILGIGLGMVYYGMPLAVGNLGFNIYLAGVFSASMEIPSCVAIYFLENYRRKPSILVFSILSGICCVMCVVLEHRVPAGKVVLAMVAFFGACTAYDLFLIYVIELFPTRVRNTATSLVRQAVVFGCIFCPFLVSAGRKNNIFSYGVFGVVIMLSNITLLYLPETKGIVLCDTMEEQEKKEIALSDDMHQHEITGNVSVQ, from the coding sequence ATGGAAATTTCGGTTCAAATTAATGTAACTGATTCTCATTCCAATGCTGACAAACAAAATAAACCAGTTTTATCATGGGATGAAATTATTGAAAAAAGTTTATCTAATTTTGGGTGGATGGATTTCTTACAAGCTATTCTTGTAGCAATATCAATGTTCTTTGATGCACAACAATCTTTCATTAGCATTTACACTGATAATTACCCAAAATGGCACTGCACTAACACAACCACAAATTCAACATGTTCTTCATCTTCTGATATATGCAAACTCCCAAGATCTTCTTGGTCTTGGGACACACACCCCTCAAACACAATCATTTCTCAATGGAACCTTGAATGTGCTAGCACCTTTCTCACTGGTTTACCTCAATCTTCTTTCTTCGTTGGTTCTCTTCTTGGCTCTTCCATTCTTGCAGCATTAGCTGATTCATCTCTCGGTAGAAAAAACATGCTAATCGTTTCTTGTCTCTCAATGTCAATAACTTCCATGCTCATAATCCTCTCCACCAATGTTTGGATTTACTCCGCCATGAAATTCTTGATCGGTTTCTGGCGTTCGTCGATCGGTACATGTGCTCTTGTTTTGCTAACGGAGAAAGTTAACGTCGAATGGCGATTCCGAGCTGGAATTGTTGAGTATTTTATGTTTACTATAGGGTACATGTCTTTACCTGGTTTCGCTTACATCAACCGAAACTCGTCATGGAAATCTCTTTACCGTTGGTCGTCAATCCCTGGTATAATCTACTCTATCATTGCTTATTTCTTCGTTACCGAGTCGCCTAGGTGGCTTGTCATGCAAGGCAACGAGAAAGAAATTTCGAAAATGCTTAAAATGGTATCATCACAAGAAACTGCTGATGGTAATAACAATAATAACTGTAATCTAGCTTCGAGTTTTCCAAAACCACCCATAAAAGAAAAAGTTTCAATATTTCAACTTTACTCATCCATAGGTGAATTGTTTCATAAAAGATGGGCTCTTAAAAGAATGATATCTGTTATGATTCTTGGAATTGGACTTGGAATGGTTTATTACGGTATGCCATTAGCCGTCGGAAATTTGGGATTCAACATTTATTTAGCCGGGGTTTTCAGTGCTTCCATGGAAATACCTTCATGCGTAGCAATATATTTCTTGGAAAACTATAGAAGAAAACCTTCAATTCTTGTCTTCTCAATCTTAAGTGGGATTTGTTGTGTTATGTGTGTTGTTCTTGAGCATAGAGTACCAGCAGGTAAAGTGGTGTTAGCAATGGTTGCATTCTTTGGTGCATGTACAGCTTATGATTTGTTTCTGATATACGTAATAGAGCTGTTTCCGACGCGTGTTCGGAACACAGCAACATCGTTGGTTAGACAAGCTGTTGTGTTTGGTTGCATATTCTGTCCGTTTTTGGTATCTGCTGGGAGGAAGAACAATATATTCTCTTATGGTGTGTTTGGAGTTGTGATAATGTTATCGAATATTACATTGTTGTATTTGCCAGAGACTAAAGGGATTGTTCTTTGTGATACTATGGAAGAACAAGAGAAGAAAGAAATAGCTCTATCTGATGACATGCATCAACACGAGATAACAGGAAATGTTTCTGTGCAATAG